The window CGCCCACGACTCCGCCGCCCGACCCGGAAAGGGGGACCGTCATGTCGAGCCACGCCCGCTCCCGGCTCTCGCTCATGCTGGTCACGCTCCTGACCATCCTCACGGTGTTCGCCTTCGTCACGCTGGCGGGCCCTCCGGCGGCCGAGGCCCAGCGCAAGAAGATCCTCAAGATCGCGGCCAAGGAGCCCGATACCCTCGACCCGCACGCGAGCATCCTCGGGCAGACGCAGTCCATCGTGCGGTTTCTCTACCGCGGGCTCACCCGCTTCGCCATCAAGGACGGCAAGGTCACCACGGCCGACGTCCAGCCCGACCTGGCCGAGAGCTGGACGCTTTCTCCCGACGGCACGCTGTGGACCTTCAAGCTCAAGAAGGGGGTCCAGTTCCACAAAGGGTTCGGCGAGCTGACCGCCGAGGACGTCAAGTTCAGCCTCGAGCGGCAAATGAAGCGGGCGCCGGGCACCCGGTTCGGCGTCAACCTGGGGGTGATCAAGTCCATCGAGGTGATCGACCCCCACACGGTGCAGATCGCCCTGAAGTCCTACGACCCGATCTTCCTGCTGCGCACGGTGGGTTACCAGCAGGGCTACATCATCTCGAAGAAGGCGGCCGAGAAGCACGGGCAGCAGTTCAAGTGGAATCCCGTCGGCACCGGCCCGTTCTACTTCGACCGGCACTCGCCCCGGGAGAAGGTCGTCCTCAAGGCCTTCGACAAGTACCATGCCGGCCGGCCCCAGATCGACGAGGTCCACTGGTTCGACGTGCCCGAGGATGCCACCAAGCTGATCGGGCTCGAGAAGGGGACGTTCGACCTGCTCTACCCCGAAGCCGTCACCGCCGACTTCGCCGACCAGGTCAAGAAGATGGGCGCCATCCTGGACCGCCGGGGCCCCGGCAGCCAGCACCGCTTCTACATCAACATGACGAAGCCGCCGTTCGATGACATCCGGGTGCGCCAGGCGTTCTTCCACGCCATCGACCGCAAGGCCATCAAGGAGACCCTGTACCCCGGCGACCTGGGCCGGCTGGCGAACAGCTGCCTGCCCCCCGGCTACTTCGGTCACATCCCGATGACGTTCCCCCCGTACGATCCGGCCAAGGCCCGGAAGC of the Candidatus Methylomirabilota bacterium genome contains:
- a CDS encoding ABC transporter substrate-binding protein, with the translated sequence MSSHARSRLSLMLVTLLTILTVFAFVTLAGPPAAEAQRKKILKIAAKEPDTLDPHASILGQTQSIVRFLYRGLTRFAIKDGKVTTADVQPDLAESWTLSPDGTLWTFKLKKGVQFHKGFGELTAEDVKFSLERQMKRAPGTRFGVNLGVIKSIEVIDPHTVQIALKSYDPIFLLRTVGYQQGYIISKKAAEKHGQQFKWNPVGTGPFYFDRHSPREKVVLKAFDKYHAGRPQIDEVHWFDVPEDATKLIGLEKGTFDLLYPEAVTADFADQVKKMGAILDRRGPGSQHRFYINMTKPPFDDIRVRQAFFHAIDRKAIKETLYPGDLGRLANSCLPPGYFGHIPMTFPPYDPAKARKLLAEAGHPNGLTIKNYFISKSFFYPKVLTLAQEQLKQVGINVELQIVEHATYHENIRKNLNPFVLYGGTRITDADPWLSLFFDSREIPDPATGNRGTNFAHYRNIDDLLAAGRVERDVKKRAAIYAEAQKRIERDLVCLPIEDVPSQWARNPKRVSTPFDPDYGEYALHYTYNYPELLKVVD